In the genome of Epinephelus lanceolatus isolate andai-2023 chromosome 18, ASM4190304v1, whole genome shotgun sequence, one region contains:
- the hoatz gene encoding cilia- and flagella-associated protein HOATZ, producing the protein MSAQAEPQEQEEFDKFFTVFDGSSPEDVSHARQLWSSLSLLPPLESRLVSADIHQRLPVSRPQRSSSSTGPRQSAPEPPSIPALRQRREERQRYVAMADQRREILALLRRQREQRIQKELLSVAFKPKVKLGREKMVKLHEPSDSEMDEELVKQLQ; encoded by the coding sequence ATGTCCGCCCAGGCTGAGCCTCAGGAGCAGGAGGAGTTTGATAAATTCTTCACCGTGTTTGACGGCTCCTCTCCGGAGGATGTGTCCCACGCCCGGCAGCTGTGGAGCTCGCTGTCCCTCCTGCCGCCGCTGGAGTCCCGGCTGGTGTCCGCAGACATCCATCAGAGACTGCCGGTGTCCCGGCCGCagcggagcagcagcagcaccggtCCCAGACAGTCCGCCCCGGAGCCGCCGAGTATCCCTGCTCTCCGGCAGAGACGGGAGGAGAGACAGCGGTATGTAGCCATGGCCGACCAGAGGAGGGAGATCCTGGCTCTGctgaggaggcagagggagcAGAGGATCCAGAAGGAGCTGCTCTCTGTGGCCTTTAAACCGAAGGTGAAGCTCGGTAGAGAAAAAATGGTGAAGCTGCACGAACCTTCAGACTCTGAGATGGACGAGGAGCTGGTGAAGCAGCTGCAATGA